A section of the Humulus lupulus chromosome 2, drHumLupu1.1, whole genome shotgun sequence genome encodes:
- the LOC133818467 gene encoding pentatricopeptide repeat-containing protein At2g20710, mitochondrial-like, with protein sequence MKHFAAKPWSAVAISRVVRAFFYSNEAISSSSPRTDTLYHRMSRLGDPKISMTPVLEQWAQEGRDVKQSELQKIIKQFRKYRRFTQALQISEWLSEANFGPSSRDIAIHLDLISKVYGLERAEENFNSIPESFRIDKVHGTLLNCYTDKKSLEKAEDLFQKMKKMGFIQTALTYNAMLSLYSRMGKHEKLKILTQEMEQNGIKFDRFTLNIQLNAYAVTSNIEEMEKLLLKIEADHQIALDFHSYFIAANGYLKAGFPEKALIKLNRSEQVIPNKERKIAYERLLTLYAATGKKDEVYRIWNLFKNVGRVYNTGYLSMFSSLVKLDDIDGMEKIFEEWESVNTLFDNRIANLMLSAYCKKGLLEKAFVCVDRLFSNSGYEPDANLWLCLSTQCCIDGEMGKAVECMKKAILAGGPRWKVNRTTFVAFLEYLKKEGNMEPAHEILRLLHERGFCSDDFHRKFVEYLNSDKDLGALVAMEADNNKEENDDAVDGKMSE encoded by the exons ATGAAGCACTTTGCCGCTAAACCCTGGTCTGCTGTTGCCATTTCTAGGGTTGTAAGGGCCTTCTTCTACTCCAATGAAGCCATATCCTCTTCTTCGCCTCGAACTGACACTCTGTACCATCGGATGTCGCGGTTGGGGGATCCCAAGATTTCCATGACCCCTGTGCTCGAACAGTGGGCCCAAGAAGGTAGAGACGTCAAGCAATCTGAGCTCCAAAAAATCATCAAGCAATTCCGTAAATATCGTCGCTTCACTCAGGCTCTCCAg ATATCAGAATGGCTGAGTGAAGCAAACTTTGGGCCTTCTTCTAGAGACATAGCAATTCATTTGGATTTGATTTCAAAAGTGTATGGTCTAGAGAGGGCAGAGGAGAATTTTAATAGCATCCCAGAGTCTTTCAGAATTGATAAAGTTCATGGCACTCTGTTAAATTGTTACACCGATAAAAAATCCTTAGAAAAAGCAGAGGACCTTTTCCAGAAGATGAAAAAGATGGGGTTCATCCAAACTGCATTGACTTATAATGCAATGCTAAGCCTCTATTCTCGGATGGGAAAGCACGAGAAACTAAAGATACTAACGCAAGAGATGGAACAAAATGGCATCAAGTTTGACAGGTTCACATTAAACATTCAGTTGAATGCTTATGCTGTTACTTCAAACATAGAGGAAATGGAAAAGCTTTTACTGAAGATTGAAGCTGATCATCAAATTGCATTGGACTTCCATTCTTATTTTATTGCTGCAAATGGGTACCTGAAAGCTGGCTTTCCCGAAAAGGCATTGATTAAGCTTAACAGATCAGAACAAGTGATTCCCAATAAAGAAAGGAAGATTGCTTATGAACGCCTCCTCACACTATATGCTGCTACAGGGAAAAAGGATGAAGTTTATCGTATTTGGAATCTGTTCAAGAATGTGGGGAGAGTGTATAACACCGGGTATCTTTCTATGTTCAGCTCACTAGTGAAGCTTGATGACATTGATGGCATGGAGAAAATCTTTGAGGAATGGGAATCCGTGAACACATTATTTGATAATAGGATTGCAAACTTGATGTTAAGTGCTTATTGCAAGAAAGGTCTTCTGGAGAAAGCTTTCGTTTGTGTAGACCGGCTTTTTAGTAATAGTGGATATGAGCCTGATGCCAACTTATGGCTGTGCCTTTCAACTCAATGTTGTATAGATGGTGAGATGGGAAAGGCAGTGGAATGCATGAAGAAAGCGATTTTGGCTGGTGGACCAAGATGGAAAGTAAACCGTACAACCTTTGTAGCGTTTCTTGAATACTTGAAGAAAGAGGGAAACATGGAACCTGCGCATGAGATTTTGAGGTTACTACATGAACGAGGATTTTGCTCGGATGATTTCCATAGAAAATTTGTAGAATACTTAAACAGTGATAAAGATTTAGGAGCTCTTGTTGCAATGGAAGCTGATAATAACAAGGAAGAGAATGATGATGCTGTAGATGGAAAGATGAGTGAGTAA